The Colwellia sp. M166 genome segment TCGATAAAGAAGATATAAGTGAAGCAATCACCATCGATAGCCCAATAACTAACGCAAGAGTTTTAAATGTTTTTGTTCGAGTGATCATCCGTGCTCCGAATTTTAACTTACGTATAACGCCTTTAGCAGGCGCAATTTTGTTGTTGCTGCTTTTCAAGCGGCGACATAATTGTCGCTCTGGCTAAACTTGTTATATTTTTATTGTTTCGTTAAAGCTGATTTTACAATAGCAAAACCGATAAGACCTAAAATAGCTCCAGTAACTTTATCAATGTAATAAGCTAGTTTGGTAAATTTACTACGTACTTTTGGTGTAGATAGAAGAAAGATAATTGATAGATCCCATAAAAAAACGATAGCGGTCATCCAAATACCTAAACCTAGTTTGAAAGCAAAACCTACTTCAGGGGTCAGCACGACAGTAAATAAACTAAGATAAAACAATAAGTTTTTTGGATTCAATATGCCAGACATAAACCCAGTAATGAATTCCTTAAGGAAAGTAGCTTTAACAGCATTAGAATGAGTATGCTCAGCCATATCTAAATTGTTATACGAACCCTTACTAGCGCGTAAAGCCTGTACAGCAAGATAAATCAAAAACAATCCACCGATAACCTTAAGCACAATCATAATGGTAACAGAAGCAGCTAAAATAGTGCCCACACCAATCAAACACAAGCCAACATACAAAGCGTTTGCTGATGCAATACCTAGTGCAACACCAATAGCATTTTTACCTTCATTACGTATTGCGCTTTTTACAACTAATACGAAGTCTGGCCCAGGGCTTAACAACGCAAGAAAATGAGCTATCGCAACCGTTACGAAGATACC includes the following:
- a CDS encoding LysE family translocator — protein: MDVNLLGIFVTVAIAHFLALLSPGPDFVLVVKSAIRNEGKNAIGVALGIASANALYVGLCLIGVGTILAASVTIMIVLKVIGGLFLIYLAVQALRASKGSYNNLDMAEHTHSNAVKATFLKEFITGFMSGILNPKNLLFYLSLFTVVLTPEVGFAFKLGLGIWMTAIVFLWDLSIIFLLSTPKVRSKFTKLAYYIDKVTGAILGLIGFAIVKSALTKQ